The Triticum dicoccoides isolate Atlit2015 ecotype Zavitan chromosome 6A, WEW_v2.0, whole genome shotgun sequence genome has a window encoding:
- the LOC119316260 gene encoding chorismate mutase 2, cytosolic-like, with the protein MDAGGGEQLRLAAVRDQLIREEDSIVFALIERAKRPRNTPAYSAAAAAAGSLAEFFVREAEVLHAKAGHYQKPEDVPFFSQDLPPPVFPTKGRPKVLHPFASLVCVNDAIWKMYFNELLPLFTADGDDGNYAETVALDFACLQALSRRIHCGKYVAEVKFKDAPQDYSPPIRAKDTNALMNLLTFTAVEEKVKKRVEKKARIFGQNVTLEDSVGKQDGDACDSHCKVDPKLLSKLYDMWVIPLTKDVEVEYLLRRLD; encoded by the exons ATGGACGCGGGGGGCGGCGAGCAGCTGAGGCTGGCCGCGGTGCGCGACCAGCTGATCCGCGAGGAGGACTCCATCGTCTTCGCGCTCATCGAGCGGGCCAAACGCCCGCGCAACACGCCGGCCtactcggccgccgccgccgccgccggctcccTTGCCGAGTTCTTCGTTCGGGAAGCCGAGGTCCTGCACGCCAAG GCTGGACACTATCAAAAGCCAGAAGATGTTCCATTCTTCTCTCAAGATCTTCCACCACCTGTCTTTCCTACCAAAGGTCGCCCAAAG GTTTTGCACCCTTTTGCTTCATTGGTCTGTGTGAATGATGCAATATGGAAGATGTATTTCAATGAATTGCTACCATTATTCACTGCGGATGGCGATGATGGCAACTATGCAGAAACAGTTGCATTAGATTTTGCATGTCTGCAG GCTCTCTCAAGAAGAATTCATTGTGGCAAATATGTTGCTGAGGTGAAATTCAAAGACGCGCCTCAAGATTATAGCCCACCAATACGTGCTAAG GACACTAATGCTCTGATGAACTTACTAACGTTCACGGCTGTTGAAGAAAAGGTCAAGAAGAGAGTAGAGAAGAAGGCAAGGATATTTGGACAGAATGTCACTCTGGAGGACAGTGTAGGCAAGCAAGATGGTGATGCCTGTGACAGTCACTGTAAAGTTGATCCAAAATTGCTTTCTAAGCTATATGATATGTGGGTAATTCCTTTAACGAAGGATGTTGAAGTCGAATATCTTCTCCGGCGTCTTGACTGA